In the genome of Bradyrhizobium ottawaense, the window GATCGGCCCGATCGTGCCGAACTGGATCATTCCCGGCAGCAACGTGCCGTTCCGTTCGGCGGTCGCGACCGATTGCGTCCGCTTTGTCGGCGAGTGCGTGGCGCTGGTCGTCGCGGAAACGCTGGCTGAAGCCTATGATGCCGTCGGGAGGATCGACGTCGAGTACGACGTGCTGCCCGCCGTGATCGATGAGGAAGTCGCGATCCGGGAGGGCGCACCGCAGCTCCATGACAACGTTCCGGGCAATATCACCACGATCTACAAAGTACGCGGCGGCGACTACCAGAACGCCGCCCGCGAGGCCGATCATGTCATCGGCCTGCGCGTCGTCAACAACCGCCTGATCCCCACCTGCATGGAAACGCGCGCGGTCGTTGCTTCGCCTGAGCCGGACGGCACCTTGACGGTTTATATCGGCAGTCAGGTTCCCCACATGCACCGACGCTGGATCGCCGAGACAGTCGGTATTCCCGAGCATCAATTGCGGGTGGTCGCACCTGATATCGGAGGCGGCTTCGGCGCCAAGATGCATCTATACCCGGAGGACCTGCTCTGCCCCTATCTCGCGCGCGAACTTGGCGCACCGGTCAAGTGGTGGGAGAGCCGCTCCGAGAGCCACCAATCGACCAGCCATGGTCGCGCCCATACGGAAAATATCGAGGTCGCGTTCAGGAACGACGGCAAGATTCTCGGCCTAAAGGTTGAGACCCTCGGCAACGTCGGCGCCTACCTGTCGAACATGGCGAGCGGCGGTCCGACCGTGAATACCATCAACTTTGGAACCGGCACCTACAAGATAGACAACTATGAGGCAATTTCCCGCGTCGTCATGACCAATACCGTGCCGGTTGATGCCTATCGCGGCTATGGGCGGCCCGAAGGCGCTTATATTGCCGAGCGCGCGATCGATGCGGTGGCACGCCACCTCAAGCTCGACCAGGTCGAAGTGCGGCGGAAGAATTTCGTTCAATCGACGGAATTTCCCTACCGGCCCTACGGCAGCACGGGCGTCATGTACGACAGCGGCAATTACCAGGGCTTGCTCGACAAGGCGCTCGCGGCCTTCGACTATGAAGGCCGCCGCAGCGAATGCCAAGCCTTGCGCGGAAGCGGCATCTATCGGGGCATTGGCGTCGCCGCCTATACGCATATGTGCGGGATGGCACCATCACGCCGGTTGGCTGTGAGCGGATTCGACCGGGGCGGCTGGGAGAGCGCGCGGGTCAGCATCGACTCCAGCGGACGAGCCACGATCTATTCGGGCTCGATGAGCCAGGGACAAGGCCATATCACGTCGTTGTCGCAGATCGCTGCCGATGTGTTGCAGATTCCGATTGAAGACATTGACATCGTACAGGGTGACACGCGCCAGGTACAGGCCGGCCACGGTACCTTCAATTCCCGTTCGATGGCGGTCGGCGGATCCAGCGTGCACGTGTCCTCGCAACGAATTGTCGCAAAGGCGAAGAAGATCGCGGCGGGCATGCTGGAAGTGGACGAGAAGGACGTTTCTTATTCGGCCGGCGCGTTCAGCGTGCCCGGTACCGATATCGCGCCGGTAACCTTCCCAAAGGTCGCCCGCATGGCCTATGTCGGGCATAAACTGCCGGATGGCGTCGCGCCCGGCCTTGATGAGACGGTGTTTTACGACCCGACCGGCATGGGTTCGCCGTCAGGCGTCCACCTCGCTTATGTCGAGGTCGATCCGGAGACCGGGATCGTCGATATCCTCGACTATGTCGCGATTGACGACGTCGGCACGCTGATCAATCCCCGTCTCGCGGCCGGCCAGATCCATGGCGGCGTCGTGCAGGGCATCGCACAAGCGCTCTATGAAGAGGTCAGCTACGATCCCGACAATGGGCAGCTTCTGACCGGCTCGCTGCTCGACTATGCCGTTCCGCGCGCCGAGCATGTGCCGAATATCCGATCGCTATTCCAGCAAACCCCCTCGCCAACCAACCCAATTGGCGTCAAGGGCATCGGCGAGAGTGGCTCGATTGCCGCCCCGCCCTGCATGGTTCACGCCGTGCTCGACGCCTTGTCGCCGTTCGGGATCAAACACCTGGACATGCCGCTGACGCCGCCACGAGTCTGGGCTGCGGTGCAGCAAGCACGCATGGGAGCGTCCCAATGATCCCCGCAGCCTTCGATTATGTTCGCGCATCTTCGCTTGCCCAGGCGATCGATCTGTTGCGCGACGATCCCGAGGGAACAAAGCTTCTGGCTGGCGGCCATACCTTGCTGCCGGCGTTGAAGCTGCGGTTGGCATCGCCCGAACTGCTGGTCGATATTGGCGGCATCTCCGAGCTCAAGGAAATCGAGATCAGCGAAACCGGCATCAGGATCGGAGCGCTGGCCACCCATGCCGAACTGTTGAATTCCGAGCCCCTATACAGGGACTTGCCGATCTTTCGCCAAGCTGCCAGCCTGATTGCTGATCCCCAGGTGCGCAACCGCGGCACAATCGGCGGCTCGCTCGCGAACGCCGATCCCGCGGCTGACTGGCCGGCGGTAGCGGTGGCGCTTCAGGCAGAGATCGAGATCGTGGGCCCGAATGGCCTCCGAAGGGTGGCGGCGCGGGACTTCTTTATCGATATCTTTTCGACTGTGCTGGAACCGGACGAAATTCTCGTAAGCGTCCATATCCCTCGGCCGAGGACTGGCATGCACTTCATCTATCGAAAGATCCGGCATCCCGCGAGCGGCTTTGCGGTCGTGGGAATCGCGGTCGGCGTGCGGTTGCAAGAGGGGGCGGTTGACGGGATTTCCATCGGCGTGACCGGTGCAGCGAACCACGCCTTCGCCGGCCAACGCGCTTCCGATTTCCTGATCGGCAAGACACTTTCGCGGGACAACATCGAACAGGCGGCAAAATTGTTGAGTGAGACCACCGAGTGCCTCTCCGACCGCTACGCTTCGGCGGAATACCGTGCGAATCTGATCCGGATCGAGACCCGGCGCGCATTATTTGCGCTTGCGTCGTGAAACCGGCGCCTTAGGGCCGGCCGCAGCACGATCGGCGGCATCGCCACCAAATCGCTTGCGGTTGAATGGAACAGCACCTGTGCCGGCAACGATCTCGACGTCCTCAAGCCGCAACGGCTTGCCGCCGCTCGTCCGCAATGCCGGATATTCGATCGGTCGTCCGGCGCGTTCGCGGAACACGACCTGCGGCCCTGCGGGCTCCGCCAACCAGTCGTCACCCCATTTCTTAAGCGCGAGATAGGCCGGAAAGAAATCGCGTCCTTTCTCGGTCAGAACGTATTCGTATCGCCCGGCGTGTTCAGCCAGCGGCACCCGCGTCATGACGCCGGCATCAATGAACTTCTTCAGCCGGGTGCTCAAGATATTGGGGGCGATCCCGATATAGTATTCAAACTCGTCGAAGCGTTTCACGCCGTAATAGGCCTCGCGCAGGATCAGGATGGACCAGCGGTCGCCGACGACTTCCATGGCGCGCGCCATGGAACATTCCTTGTTTGCAAGACGGCTCCGCTTCACACTGGACATAGCTCTTTCAACCCCGAACTCAGCTCATACCATATTGAGCGGGATTCGCGTATGTCCAGTGCGCCCTTCGGCGTTTCTAATCAGGCCGCCTGCCCCGGCTCGGCTTCCGGCTTGGCGACGATGTCTGACTCCAGCGCACGCCGATGCGAAACGAGCGCGCCCGCTTCGCTTAAGCGTTTCAATTCCACCTCGCTGACCCCCAGTTCGCTGAAGACCGCGAAATTATGCTCGCCCTGAAAGGCGGGCGTTCCAATCGGTGTCAACTCTTCTGCTGAAAAATGCCACGGCCGGCCCGGCAACCGATATTCGCCGCCGCTGCGATCAGGGACGCGTTGGACGGCGCCCCAGTAATCGCTCCACTCCGATGCCGTGAGCTCCTTGATGGAACGGATCTCGCCCATGGCGATCTTGGCCTCATCGAACTGTGCGTCGAGGGTCGCCATATCCGGAAAGGTCAGGATCCAAGACTGGATGATCTGGTGGAGCACGCCGAAATTCAAGCGGCGCGCGGCAGCGCTGGAGAACCGCGGATCTTCCATCAGATCGACGCGACGCATGGCGCGCAGCCACGACGGAAAGGTCCGGCTGCCGATAATGCTGGTCGCGACCGTGAAATGTTCGCCTTGCGGCCCTGTGAAGAACGAGCAGTCAGTGGCGCCGAGCACCGCAGGCTCGGCCCCAATGTCGTCATCGGAAAGATCGACATGCGCGCGTTCGTTGACCGCGAGCAGCGTCGCCGCCATTGCAATGTCGATATACTGGCCCTGCCCGGTCCTCTGGCGACTGTTGAGCGCCGCAAGTATCGCAATTACTGCCTGCAATCCGGCGTAGACGTCGGCATGCGATAGGCTATCGGTGCGCGGCTCCGTCAGCGCGCTGCCATAGTGTCGAACGCTGTTTTCGGTAAAGCCGGCTTCGGCCTGCACGGTTGGTGCATAGGCCATCCGGCTCCGCCAGGGCCCCCCTTGGCCATAGCCAGTGATCGACGCGTAGATCAGCCGGGGGTTGCGTTTCGACAGCGTAGTGTAATCCAGCCCGAAGAAACTCAGGGTGCCCGCGCGGAAATTTTCGACCACGATATCGGCGGTGTCGCAGAGTTTTAGCGTCAACTCATAAGCGCCGGGGATATTGAGATTGATGCTTACGTTGCGTTTGCCGGCATTTTGCTGAGCGTAGTAACCCGACATGCCGTCGGTCGATGGAAACGCAAAGCGGGAAACGTCCGGGCTTGGCGGTTCGATCTTGATGACCTCGGCGCCGAGGTCCTGCAAGGTCCGTGCGCACAGCGGACCAGCAAGCACGCGGGAGAAATCGACGACACGGATTCCACTCAAGGGGCCACTCATGTTCAGCGCCCCGCGAACTTTGCGAGACCTGGGCCATTCTTGCGGAATGACGCAAGACCGGTCTTGAGGTCCTCCGACGCCCATATCGGCGCCTGTACTCGTGCCATCGCCTCGTCCGCAGCCACCACGCCTTGGTTGACGGCGATATGCGCGAGTTCCTTGGTCGCGGCGTGCGCCACCGTCGGGCCCTGCGCAAACTCCTCTGCGATGGCCATCGTCGCCGTCTCCAACGACTCTTCCGGAACAGTGAGATTTATCAATCCCCACTTCTCCAGCGTTGGCGCATCGTAGCGCCGAGCCAGCATTGACATTTCCTTGGCGCGCTGCGCGCCGATACGCTGCACCTGACGCTGGATTCCTCCCAGTAAGGGATGCAGACCGAGTGTCGCCTCGACCGAACCGATCTTCGCCGAAGAAGCCGCGACAATGTAATCACACGATAGCGCAAGCTCGAGACCGCCACCCAGGCAAACGCCGTGAACGCTGGCGATCAACGGGATCGGCAGCAGCTCCATGAAACGCAGAAATTCGACGCCGTTCAGCCGCCGATTTTCACCGCCATGATCTGCGCTGCCTGCCTCTACCCGCTTCTCGAAGATATCCAGATCTGCACCAGCGGAGAAATGCCGCAGTCCGCTACGGACGACGATGGCGCGGCTGCCTGCTCTTTGCGCTGCCTCCACCTGCTCCACAATCGCGTTAAGGAGCTTGGGGCCGAGCAAGTTGTACGGCCGATAAACCATTGTCAAAACGGAAATATTGCCGCGCTGTTCGCACGTCACCAACGCATCCTCGGACAAAGCTGCCTCCTGTTTGCCGGCGGCTCTTGCGACCGCATCATTTGATTTGCGAAATGCAGGCTACACTACGACTTGCATTTTGCAAGTCGTCGTTTGCATCAAGTGGTTTGAAGCCCGATACGCCGAAGCTGCCGTGGAGTCCGATGGACCCGGAAGGAGAAACTCAGATTCGGTCCGCTGGAGAGGCTTCAGCAGTTGTGTTTCTGGTCTGATTGCGTACGGCCTGCCGACCGGCCTCCAAAAGGGCGTCAGACAGCCGCTTATCGCCGGCCGCACGTGCGAGCACGATCGAACCGACCATAGTGGCAATTGCGCCGGCGGCAGCCCGTCGCGCATCTGATGGCGATCTCTTCGGGATCAAGCCGGCGATGATATCGATCATTTTCTCCAGCCTCCCTGCAAACGTACGCCGCGCCTCGTGGCCTGAACGTCCGATATCCGCGGCTAGCGCCGGAAGTGCACAACCACAGGCCCGATTGTTGCGATGGCGAGGGCTCAGATAGGCCTCGACGACGGCGTCAAATCCTTTTTCGGCAGGCAATCCCTGCGTGAGATCCAGCCAATGGGCGACGGTTCGATCCATGGCCAAAGCGAGCGCCTCTACGACCAAGGCGTCGCGTGACTTGAAGTAGGTGTAGAAGCCGCCATGCGTCAGATCAGCGAGCTTCATCAGGTCGACCACACTCAAGCCGTCAGCACCGTTCTGACGCAGTCCATAGGAGGCACTTTCGACGATCCGTCTGGGCGTCTGCTGCCCGTGGTCTTTCGGGTAACGCATTGCCGGCTCCGGGGTAAGCTAAGATACAGGCCGCAGCTTAGGTGATTACCGTCATACAACAAATAAATTCCGCAAAAGGGCGCATATCCAAACCGAAAGCGGCACGAGAGAAAAGTTCATGAAGACGATATGACCGAAGTCAGACCGCCATCGACTGCAAGGATCTGACCTGTGATGTGCTTGCCGGCGTCGCTGGCGAAGAGAACCGCGGCGCCTTTCAGATCGTCCTCGTCGCCGATGCGGCTCAGCGGCGCGCCGGCGGCGAGCTTTTCGACCCCGACAGCTTCGATCGTGCCCTTCGTCATCCTCGACGGAAAGAAGCCGGGCGCCAGAGCATTGGCCGTAATTCCGTAGCGTCCCCAACTACCCGCCAGAGCCCGCGTGAAATTAACCACAGCGCCCTTGCTCGTATTGTAGGCGACCATCTGCATATCCCCCGAACTTCCGAACAGGCCCGCGATCGAAGCTAAGTTGATAATGCGGCCATATTTATTGGGGATCATCGAGTGCTTCGCAATCTGTTGGCTGAGCAGAAACAGCGAGCGGATGTTCAGATTCATCACCTTGTCCCACGCCTCGATCGGGTGATCCTCGGTCGGCGCGCCCCAGGTTGCGCCCGCGTTGTTCACCAGAATGTCCACCCGGCCGAGCTTCTTAATCGCTTCGTCAGTGAGCCGCTTGACGTCTTCGTCCCTGGAATTATCCGCAGCGATCCAGTCCGACTTAATGCCGAGACCGGCAAGGTGCGCTTGGGCTTTTTCCAGGTCTTGCGACTTGCGAGACGAAATCAAGACCCGAGCCCCTTGCTCGCCTAGCGCCTCCGCGATTTGCAGCCCAAGGCCACGGGAGCCGCCCGTGACGAGGGCATTCTTGCCGGTGAGATCGAATGCCTTCTTGATGCTTCCCATAGTCAAATCCTCAAGCTCGTGGGCAAAGTCCTGCTGCGCGGTTACGTCGCGATCCGCGGATCTCTACTTCCCGCGGAACACTGCCGAGCGACGCTCCACGAAAGACTGGATGCCTTCTTTCATGTCTTCGCTGCTGAAGACGCGATCCTTGATCTTGGGAATGTAATCGATCGCAGCTATCTCGCCCGCCTCAATATATTTCAATGCGGCTTCCTTCGTCACCTGAATGCCGATCGGAGCGTTCTTCGCGATGAGTTGTGCGATCTCCATCGCGCGGGCAACCTGTTGGCCGGGAGCCACGACTTCCTGAACAAGCCCGATTTTGTGCGCTCGGGCCGCATTGAACTCGTCGCACAGGAACAGATGATACATCGCATCTCCCCAGCCCGCCCGGGTCAGATAGCGAAAGTGGGCCCCTCCAAGCGGCGCGATCCCGCGCTTTGACTCCATCTGGCAGAACCGGGCGTCATCGGCCGCAACGACGATATCGCCGGCCAGCATCATTTCGATACCGATCGTGAAACAGATGCCCTGCACTGCCGTCACAATCGGCTTGCGGCAACGGCTTTTCAACGCAAACGCATCGATGTTTCCGGCCTTGATCTCGGTGTTCTCGGCCTTCGGTCCAAAGAATTTCGGCATATCCAGCCCGGCCGTAAAATCAGGGCCTTCGGCACAGAGTACCCCGACCCAGTAGTCGTCCGTTCGGTCGAGAAGCGTCATTGCATCCGAAATCTGCGCCATCATCTGCGGGCTGAAGGAGTTCTTCTTCGCCACATTGTCGATGATGATCTTGAACACATACCCGTGCACCTCGGTCCGGATCTGGCCAACCTGGGTCTTCGTGTCATTCATTTGCAAGTCTCCGAATGGCTTCAGGCGACTGTGCGACGACACGCAGGTTTTCCCCGTCGGCCGGGCTGCAGGCAGCAGCTTTGAACAGTCACCGAAACACTTAGCTACAAGACCTTTTGATAACCGCTATTGGTCGCGATCGCCCTGCCGTGAAACCCTTTCGTCGCGAGCTTAGTTCAGTTCAGAGAATGCGGATCGTTCGAATGCCATCAGTTCTTCCGTCCGGCCGTCACGCACCTTCAGGAGCCACTGCGGATCCTGAAGCAGCGCCCGCCCGACCGCGACCAGATCGAACTCCTCGCGATCGAGACGTCGGATCAGCTCGCCGAGGATGCGGGACGGGAGCTTTCTCCGCCATATGCCGCAATGAACTCGCCGGTCAGACCGACCGAGCCCACCGAAATCGTCGGCACTCCCGTCACCTTCTTCGCCCATCCGGCGAAATTCAAATCGGAGCCATCGAACTCCGGTTCCCAGAACCGCCGTTGCGAGCAATGCAGAACGTCGACACCCGCCTCGACCAGAGGTTTGAGCCAGGCCTCCAATGCGCGGGGCGTATCGGCCAGCTTCACTTCATAGTCTTGTTGTTTCCACTGGCTGATGCGGAGCAATATCGGAAAGTCCGCGCCGACGGACTTGCGCACCGCGTGAACGATATCAGCGGCAAACCGCGCCCGGCCCGGCAGGTCCCTGCCTCCGTAAGCATCCTCGCGCCGATTGGTGCCCTCCCAGAAGAACTGATCGATCAGATAGCCGTGCGCGCCATGCAATTCGACCGCATCGAACCCCAGCGCTTCGCCGCAAGCGCCGCATCGGCGAACGCGCGAATGGCGTCCGAGATGTCCTCCTCGCTCATCGGCTCGCCGAACTTCTTCTCGGGTCGCGACAGACCGGACGGGCTGTCATAGTCGCCGGGAGGAGACCAATTCTGAGCACGGGTGCGAACGGCGCCGACATGCCAAAGCTGCGGCGCCATCAGGCCACCCGCGGCGTGCACCTCGTCAACCACACGCCGCCACCCGGCCAGCTCCTTCTCTCCATGAAAGCGGGGAACGTTCGGATCGTTCAGGGAGGCCGGACGATCCACGCCCGTGCCTTCCGATATGATCAGCCCGACCGCGCCTTCGGCACGGCGCCGGTAATATTGCGCGACGTCTTCGGTTGGAATGCCGCCCGGAGAGAACGAGCGCGTCATCGGCGCCATCACGACACGGTTCGGCAGGTTCAGCCCTTTCAGCTTGAAAGGCCGGAAAAGAACGTCGCTGGACATCCGCACTCCATGATTCGGTTGATAAATTCGCGAGCCTACCGTTTTCGCAACATCGTGGAATGGCGCGAGCTCACTTTCCGTTGGCGCTAAGGACGTCGCCGAATTGCTCCCACGTGGTTCCATTCCAGCGCTGCAGCTGTAGCTGCGTGTAGGCCATGCTGCTCTCCGGACCCGTGTTGATGATAACACCCGGTATCAGCGTGGGAAGCGACAAGTTGCGTATGCTTCGCGACTGCTTGAGGATGTTGTCGCGCGAGAGATCGTTGCCGCACTGCTTGAGCACCTGCTCCAGGATCTGTCCCTGCTGGGTCCCGAACAGATAATTGTTATCGCCAATGTCCGCACCCGGCAGGTATTTCGCGAAATAATCGCGGTACCATTTGATGCCGGGATCGTCGTTCCACTTCTTGTCGTTCGGATCCTTGGTCATCGTCGCGGCGACGATGCCTACGGCCTTCTCCGGCCCCGCGGGGACGATGGTCGACGACACGGAGCTCGAAACGAAGTTGATCAGGAAGAGCGGCTTCCAGCCGATCTCGTCGGCCTTCTTGATCGCTTGTGCGGCGAATTTCGGCGTGCCCGCAACCAGAAACGCATCTGCGCCAGATGATTTCAGCGAGACGACGTGGGAGTCGATGGTCGGCTCGGTCACCTCGTAGGAGGACACGACGACCTTCTTGTCGAAATCGTCCTTGAGATAGCCCTTGAATGCATTGACGAAGTCCTTACCGAGGTCGTCGTTCTGATACAAAATGGCAATCTTCGCGTCCGGACGGGTCTGGGTGATGTATTTGGCATAGATCCGTCCCTCGGTGTCGTAGCTCGGCAACCCTGTCGTGGTCATGGGAAATTCGGCGAAATTCGTGAACTTCGTGACCCCGCTCACGACGAACAGATGCGGCACCTTCTTCGCGTTGGCGTATTTTATGGTGGCGCTGATGCCGGGCGTACCCAGCGGGCCGAACAGGAACGCCACCTCATCGCTTTCGATGAGTTTCCTGGTCTGCTCGACCGTCTTGGGCGGACTGTAAGCATCGTCGTAGGTGATGAGATTGATCTTGCGGCCATTGATGCCACCGCGCTCGTTGATCGAATTGATGTAGGCGGCCAGACCCTTCCCGGTATTGCTGAGCGGCGACGCGGGACCGCTAAACGGGAACGTCGCCCCCACTTTCACTTCGGCGCTTGTGACGCCGGGCGTTTCCGCACGCGCGTTCGCGCCGATAATCGTCGCGCCGATCGCGGCTGCCAGTATGGACTTCCTAAACATCGATACCTCCCTTGACCGACGACGGTTTTCATCACTCATCACGCGTCGGCGACCGGCTCCTGGTGCGGCTTCGCTCCATTCCTTGCAGCGCATCACTCAGACCGCGGTTGCGGCGTCGGACACCTTCCCGGCCCGCTCGATCGCGATCTCTCGCAGCTTGTGTTTGAGTATCTTGCCGGTGGAGGCTGCGGGCAGCGCATCGAGCACGATCAATTCAGTCGGGCGCTTGTAAGACGTGAGCTGTTGGGCCGAAAACGCCTTGAGGTCTTCGGCGCTAACGCTGGCGCCGCGGAGAAGCTGCACGAACGCGACGACCTCCTCGTTGCCATCAACTGGTCGTCCTACCACAGCTGATTGGACGACTTGGCCGTGTCCGTTCAGCACCGCCTCCACCTCGGCGGGATAAACGTTGAAGCCGGAGCGAATGATGAGTTCTTTGGTCCGGCCAGCAATGTAGAGATGCCCCTCGCTGTTCACCCGGGCGAGGTCCCCTGTGTTGAACCATCCCTGTTTATCGATCGCCGCGGCCGTCTGCCCGGGTGAACCATAGTAGCCAAGCATCACGTTGGGACCTCGGACGTGCAGTTCGCCCACTTCGCCGGTCGCCACCTTCTTGCCCTGCCTGTCCACAATCCGGTGCTCAATACCGGGAAGAAAGGGGCCGACCGAATCGTCCGAGACTGGGTGTTCGGAACGGACACCCGATAGGCCGGGCGAACATTCGGTTATGCCGTAATTGTTCAATAGCGGGATTCCGAACTCGTCCTCGATCCGCTTCTTCAGGTCGAGGTCGAGCGGCGCGCCGGCCACGGCTATGGTCCGCAGCTTGCCTCGCTCGAGTCGCTGGATGCCCTTGACCGCCTTGTGTTCGAGCAGACGCTGATATGTGGCGGGAACACCGAACAGGCTCGTAATCCCCTCCTCGGCGATGGCATGGGCCAGGGCGGCGGGATCGGCCTTCGCCACGACATACAATGTGCCGCCGTGCATCAGCGTGGCAATCAACAGGATCGTATACCCGACGATGTGGGACATCGGCAGCACGCCGTAGATGCGGTCCGTCGGGCCGCTATTGCGAAGAATTCCTGAAGTCCTTGCGGTAAATAGCAGATTGCGGTGGCTCAGCATGACCCCCTTCGGTGCACCGGTCGTGCCCGAGGTGTACAAGAGGCCTGCGACCTGGAGGGCGCCATCCTTCTCGACGGGCTCCGCTTGCGCATCCGCATTGAGAGGACCAATGCCGATTCCACCGAACTGTCCCACAGCGTCTATTTTGGCGCCGACGCGGCTGGCGTGATCGGCAGCTTCCTTGGAAAGTGCCGCGTTGAACAGCACGCGTCTAGCATCGCTGTGCGTCCCGATCAGATCGATCTCCCTGGCGGAGAGGCGCGGATTAACCGCAATGCCCCAAGCATCGAGCTTGCTCGCCGCGAAGAGCATCGCCCCCAGGGCCACGCTGTTCTCGCTTGCGATCATTACGCGATCGCCCGGCCCGATCCCCAAATCGGAAAGGTTCTTCGCCACGGCGTCGACAGCTTCCGAGAACTGCCGGTAGCTCCACGAACGCCCCCCTTCAACGAAGGCCGGATGATCCGGCATGTCCCGCACGAACGGCGCGTAGACCTCGTGTACCCTGGACGGCAGGCCGTCCAGCAGCTCGGCCGCCGTGATATCGTCCACGCTCCTCATGCCATCCTCCTCGCGCCTTGTTTTCGGGAGTGCTGCGCGGCCGCCTTCAAATCGGCGGGTTCGCTCCTTCACTTCCATCGGCCGGGCAAGTAAATAGTTCTAAAATAGAACTGTCAAGCCTGACAGATCGACCCTTGTGTTAGGCGCACGGATCTCCGAGCGTATACTACTAATTCCAATTTGGAATTTGTTGTTCTAGACGCAAATCGTTCGGAGAAATCAGTGGGATAAGACGCGCTTCAGAAAGCGCGCCCTGCTCGTTGAAACGCACAGTCGCGGCAATCAGCGCTCGTTAGAATCTGCCGGTCCTGCGTGAATGCTTGCTTTGCGCGCGCAGATTCTAGAGGCCCCTGTTGAGGCTTGGCGTACATTCGGCCGCCGCGTTCAGGCAAACCGCGAACGGCAGAGGCGGCGTAGTTCGTTAGCGGCTCG includes:
- a CDS encoding ABC transporter substrate-binding protein → MFRKSILAAAIGATIIGANARAETPGVTSAEVKVGATFPFSGPASPLSNTGKGLAAYINSINERGGINGRKINLITYDDAYSPPKTVEQTRKLIESDEVAFLFGPLGTPGISATIKYANAKKVPHLFVVSGVTKFTNFAEFPMTTTGLPSYDTEGRIYAKYITQTRPDAKIAILYQNDDLGKDFVNAFKGYLKDDFDKKVVVSSYEVTEPTIDSHVVSLKSSGADAFLVAGTPKFAAQAIKKADEIGWKPLFLINFVSSSVSSTIVPAGPEKAVGIVAATMTKDPNDKKWNDDPGIKWYRDYFAKYLPGADIGDNNYLFGTQQGQILEQVLKQCGNDLSRDNILKQSRSIRNLSLPTLIPGVIINTGPESSMAYTQLQLQRWNGTTWEQFGDVLSANGK
- a CDS encoding class I adenylate-forming enzyme family protein gives rise to the protein MRSVDDITAAELLDGLPSRVHEVYAPFVRDMPDHPAFVEGGRSWSYRQFSEAVDAVAKNLSDLGIGPGDRVMIASENSVALGAMLFAASKLDAWGIAVNPRLSAREIDLIGTHSDARRVLFNAALSKEAADHASRVGAKIDAVGQFGGIGIGPLNADAQAEPVEKDGALQVAGLLYTSGTTGAPKGVMLSHRNLLFTARTSGILRNSGPTDRIYGVLPMSHIVGYTILLIATLMHGGTLYVVAKADPAALAHAIAEEGITSLFGVPATYQRLLEHKAVKGIQRLERGKLRTIAVAGAPLDLDLKKRIEDEFGIPLLNNYGITECSPGLSGVRSEHPVSDDSVGPFLPGIEHRIVDRQGKKVATGEVGELHVRGPNVMLGYYGSPGQTAAAIDKQGWFNTGDLARVNSEGHLYIAGRTKELIIRSGFNVYPAEVEAVLNGHGQVVQSAVVGRPVDGNEEVVAFVQLLRGASVSAEDLKAFSAQQLTSYKRPTELIVLDALPAASTGKILKHKLREIAIERAGKVSDAATAV